The stretch of DNA GATGTCTCAAGCATGTCCGGCACTCCGGCCCGAGCTGATCGTCAGCCGGCAGGGGTCGGAGGGCGAAGCCTCCTTTGTCATCAAGGATCCCGCTCAAGGGCGCTTTTTCCGGCTCCGAGAGCCGGAGTACTTCATCGCCCGGCAGCTCGATGGCACGGTTTCTCTGCAGCGCATCCAAGGCCTCGTCCACGAGCAGCTCGGCTTGGCGCTCTCGGAGGAGAACCTCCGGCAGTTCGTTGAGCGCCTCCGCGCCGCCCGGCTCCTGCAGGATCCCCACGACTCTCCACACAGGCCGCGACGGCTGGCCGGCAGCCTCTTCTATCTGCGTCTGAAAGCCTTCGATCCGGACCGCTTGCTCGGATTCCTGCATGCCAGGCTTCGCTGGCTCTTCACGCCGGGATTCCTGATTGCCTCCATCGCCTTGATAGCTTTGTCCGCGAGCATAGCCGTCGGCTTTCAGGACGCGATCGCACTCGATATCTCCCGCCTGTTTCATGTGTCGACGCTGTTCTTCGCGTGGCTCACCATTTTTCTGGTCATCACCATCCACGAGTTCGCTCATGGAGTTACATGCAGGCATTTCGGCGGCCGCGTCCATGATATGGGATTCATGTTCTTCTACTTTCATCCCACCTTCTACTGTAACGTCAGCGATGCCTGGCTTTTTCCGCGCCGCTCCCACCGGATGTGGGTGACAGTGGCGGGCGCCGGGTCCGAGCTGATGATCTGGGCCATGGCGACCCTGACCTGGCGGATCACGGAGCCCGGCACGGTGGTGAGCTCGGCAGCTCTCGTGATCATGGCCACCTCGGGGATCAGGAGTCTCTTCAATTTGAACCCCCTCATCAAGCTGGACGGCTACTACCTGCTGATTGACGCCGTGCAGATTCCCAACCTGAGGGTGAAGGCCTTTGGCTACCTGAAGGAGCAATTCCGGCGGCTGGTGGGGATGGAGGTGGCTGCCTCTGGAGCCACGTCGCGCGAGAGGCGAATCTATGTCATCTACGGTCTGCTGGCGGCGCTCTATTCGAGCTGGCTGTTCGGCATCATCGCCTTTTACACAGCTCGCGCGCTCACGCGCAATCTGCAGGCCTGGGGGTTCTTCCTGTTCCTGGGTCTTCTCGGAATGGTCTTCAACGGCCCCATCCGGAACTCTCTGTCGGTCCTGCATACGCCCGAGAAGCCCGGTCCGAGCCGCCGCTCCAGGCTCCTGAAGCTTGCCAGGATCCCTGCTCTGCTCGTGGTCGTCGGAATTCTCCTGACTTTCGTGC from Candidatus Polarisedimenticolia bacterium encodes:
- a CDS encoding efflux RND transporter periplasmic adaptor subunit is translated as MSQACPALRPELIVSRQGSEGEASFVIKDPAQGRFFRLREPEYFIARQLDGTVSLQRIQGLVHEQLGLALSEENLRQFVERLRAARLLQDPHDSPHRPRRLAGSLFYLRLKAFDPDRLLGFLHARLRWLFTPGFLIASIALIALSASIAVGFQDAIALDISRLFHVSTLFFAWLTIFLVITIHEFAHGVTCRHFGGRVHDMGFMFFYFHPTFYCNVSDAWLFPRRSHRMWVTVAGAGSELMIWAMATLTWRITEPGTVVSSAALVIMATSGIRSLFNLNPLIKLDGYYLLIDAVQIPNLRVKAFGYLKEQFRRLVGMEVAASGATSRERRIYVIYGLLAALYSSWLFGIIAFYTARALTRNLQAWGFFLFLGLLGMVFNGPIRNSLSVLHTPEKPGPSRRSRLLKLARIPALLVVVGILLTFVRMELGVSGEFTLAPAKNTDIRAEVEGIIQKVYVDEGVRVGPGDIIARLSARDYTAQVRMLDAQIAEQQARLSMLKSGPRLEEIQLATTAVDKASERLVYSRGQLARHQTLFGEKLLSESELLATQEEVAVRVKELEEANGRLDILRAGSRQEEVDALDANIRRLSANRAYVQEEITSLKVVSPIAGVIATPKLKELVGQQVKKGDLIAKVLEVSSVTAEIAVPEKEISDVQVGQKVVLRTRAYPDLSIIGSVAFISPTVVKPEAERMERFVTVTTVLENPNLLLKPEMTGNAKILCGRRTLAQLMTRRIERYLRVEFWSWW